In Candidatus Binatia bacterium, the sequence CGAGCGGCCCGTCGAAGCTGCGCGAGTCGGTCCGCATCATCGACTCCACCACCATCCCTCCCAGCGTCGCGAACGTCACGCGACGCGCCAGCTCCACCCGCTCCTGCGACAGGTTCAGGTGCCCGAAGAGATGATCCCACGCAGCGATGATCACGTTCCAGACTCGCGCCCGGTAGCGGCGCGCCGGGTTCCGCCTCGGAGGTTCATGGCGGTGACTGAGCGTGATCTCGAAAAAAGCGCGGAACCCTGGGCGGTTCATGAGCCGCCAGGCTCCTTCAACCATCACCTTGACGCGGTTCTCCAGAGTCTCGTCGGTGGGCGAGATGCGCTGGCTGTCCAGCAAGAACTCGTCGAGCGCGTTATCGAGCACCGCCTGGATGATGGCATCCTTGGTGCCGAAGTGGTGCTGGATGCCACCCCAGGACACCCCCGAGCGTTCGGCGATCCGGGTGACGCTGGCGTGCTTGTAGCCGTACTCCGCGATGCACTGAATCGCGGCGTTGATCACGCGCTCCCGGGTCTCGTCGCTCCGCTCCGCCTGCACGCCTCGGCCCACGCCCGAGCCGCCCGCGCGTTTCGTCTTCACCTTGGCCGCCGCCCTCGGAGTCATGGCTCGCACCCGACCAACCCTGCGCGCAACGTGCCGCCGCCCGGCCCGTGTGGACGACGCGGCTCGACTCGAATGCAAGCACCGCGAAACATTTTTCTATAATTGCAGATCAACTCCGCCGCGTCCAGGTTGCCGTGAGCTTACACCTCGCCGCCCTTTTGGTGACGCCGCCGATAGCGCCGATTTTAGGGCGTCCTATCAGCATTCTCCACGCGGCGCCGGTTCTCAGATGATTGTTGACTCGCTTGAGCGATGCTGGTAATTGCAGGGCCGCGTCGACAATCATCAATAATTGTAAATCGACCTGACGGCATGGATTTCGACCTCACACCCGAGCAAGATCGGTTACAGCGGGAGATCTACGAGTATCTGGAGCGGCTGGTGACTCCCGCGCTGCTGGCGGAGCTGCAGGACAAGCCCGAGGCTGGAGGTCCCGAGGACGCGCCGGAGTACACCAAGTGTCTACACCGCCTCGGCGACGATGGCTGGCTGGGCATCGGTTGGCCCAAGGAGTATGGCGGCCAGGGCAAGGGGCCCATCGAGCAGTACATCTTTTTCGACGCGGTGTCCGGGTATCACGCGCTGCCTATCCCCATGCTGTCGCTGAACGCGATCGGACCCACCATCATGCAAGTGGGGACGCCCGAACAGAAGGACCGGTTTTTGCCGCCGATTTTGAAAGGGCGGCTCAACATCGGCGTCGGCTACACGGAATCAGGCGCCGGCAGCGATCTCGCCTCGCTCAGGACCACGGCGGTCAGAGATGGCGACGACTATGTGATCACCGGCCAAAAGGTCTTCACCACCCTGGCGGAGTTCTGCGACTACATCTGGCTCGCGGCACGGACGGATCCGACGGCGAAGAAGCACAAGGGCATCTCGATTTTCATGGTCGACACCAAGAGTCCGGGTTTCACGTTCGACCCTATCCACATCATGGGTGGATTCAAATCAAACATCACGTACTACGACGATGTCCGCGTGCCGAAGGATTGCCTCATCGGCGAGGAGAACGCCGGCTGGTACTACATCAACGCGCAGTTGGCGATGGAGCGGATCGGTCTGGTGGCCCATTCGCGCGCCGGGCGACTGGTCGACGAAATGATCCGCTGGGTCAAGCAGGCGACACTCGACGGGGCTCGGCTCGCCGACGTGCCGTGGGTGCGGACGCGGCTGGCCGAGATGGCAAGGGACACCGAGGTGCTCAGGCTGATGAACTATCGCGTGGCCTGGCAGATCTCCCAGGGCGTCGTGCCGTTCGCCGAGGCGTCGATGGTCAAGATCTTCGGCTCCGAGCTGTTCCAGCGCATCCACGGGTTGAGCCTGCAGATGATGGGGCTGTTCGGGCAGTTGGAGCCGGGGAGCGAGCTGGCCCCGATCGGGGGGAAGCTCGAGCGCGAGTATCTGGCGAAGATGTTGCTGACCTTTGGGGGTGGTGCGAACGAGGTGCTGCGGGACGTCGTGGCCATCATGGGCCTCGGCATGCCGCGGTCGCGCTAGGACCTGCGGCCAGCGTCAGTTCGGCGGGACCGCTCCCCGCCCGCACTCCAGAGGCTTCCGGCGGACGTGTTGGGTCGCTGCGAGTTACAAAGTCCGACAGGCTGCTAGGAGACGACAGGAGGAAGCGAACGATGAGTTTCAATCAATCCAAAGCGGCAAAGCTCGTGGGAGCGGAGTCCGGCGCCATCCAGGCGGTGGATAAGGTCAGTAAATCGGATATCCGCCACTGGTGTGAAGTGGTCGGTGATCCCGATCCCAGCTACACCGAGAAGATCAAGACAGGCGTGAAGACCGCTCCGCACACGATGACGATGGTGTGGTCCCAGCCGCCGCTCTGGCCTCCCAAGGAAGCGACCGAGCCACACGAGAAGCTGCTGAAGATGCTCGACGATGCGGGGTACAAAGGCACGGCCG encodes:
- a CDS encoding acyl-CoA dehydrogenase family protein, which gives rise to MDFDLTPEQDRLQREIYEYLERLVTPALLAELQDKPEAGGPEDAPEYTKCLHRLGDDGWLGIGWPKEYGGQGKGPIEQYIFFDAVSGYHALPIPMLSLNAIGPTIMQVGTPEQKDRFLPPILKGRLNIGVGYTESGAGSDLASLRTTAVRDGDDYVITGQKVFTTLAEFCDYIWLAARTDPTAKKHKGISIFMVDTKSPGFTFDPIHIMGGFKSNITYYDDVRVPKDCLIGEENAGWYYINAQLAMERIGLVAHSRAGRLVDEMIRWVKQATLDGARLADVPWVRTRLAEMARDTEVLRLMNYRVAWQISQGVVPFAEASMVKIFGSELFQRIHGLSLQMMGLFGQLEPGSELAPIGGKLEREYLAKMLLTFGGGANEVLRDVVAIMGLGMPRSR
- a CDS encoding TetR/AcrR family transcriptional regulator, which gives rise to MKTKRAGGSGVGRGVQAERSDETRERVINAAIQCIAEYGYKHASVTRIAERSGVSWGGIQHHFGTKDAIIQAVLDNALDEFLLDSQRISPTDETLENRVKVMVEGAWRLMNRPGFRAFFEITLSHRHEPPRRNPARRYRARVWNVIIAAWDHLFGHLNLSQERVELARRVTFATLGGMVVESMMRTDSRSFDGPL
- a CDS encoding MaoC family dehydratase N-terminal domain-containing protein, which gives rise to MSFNQSKAAKLVGAESGAIQAVDKVSKSDIRHWCEVVGDPDPSYTEKIKTGVKTAPHTMTMVWSQPPLWPPKEATEPHEKLLKMLDDAGYKGTAGIGLDQEFQRPVRIGDRLSFKVRVAGLSKGEEATKMGKGYLVDLHYTFLDGSGHVVSTQKYKVLKFRSMELPS